From a single Deltaproteobacteria bacterium IMCC39524 genomic region:
- a CDS encoding hydroxyacylglutathione hydrolase family protein, with amino-acid sequence MAEGQSEIIQIPVAGADNFSYLVVCPQSGKALGVDPGISPQSLLSVVRERGLVLEVLANTHGHGDHIAGNGEVLKVTGAKLAANPIDVPAAEIALGEGSQIQIGTLMIDVLHTPGHTPGGLVFNPAGALITGDTLFVTRCGRADFPGSDPEAMYRSLLRLAAYPPETKVFPGHDYGPKPQSTIGFEREHNEYMKCPDLESFIKLRMG; translated from the coding sequence ATGGCTGAAGGACAGTCTGAAATAATCCAGATACCGGTCGCCGGTGCCGATAACTTTTCTTACCTGGTCGTCTGTCCGCAAAGTGGCAAGGCGCTCGGTGTTGACCCTGGAATCTCGCCGCAGAGCCTGCTCAGTGTTGTTCGGGAGCGTGGTTTGGTGTTGGAAGTATTGGCTAATACTCACGGTCATGGTGACCACATCGCCGGTAATGGCGAGGTCCTTAAGGTCACGGGTGCGAAGCTGGCGGCTAACCCGATTGATGTGCCGGCAGCGGAGATTGCCTTAGGCGAAGGCAGCCAGATCCAGATAGGTACTCTCATGATTGATGTCCTCCATACTCCCGGACATACGCCCGGCGGGTTGGTTTTTAATCCGGCCGGGGCACTGATTACTGGAGATACTCTTTTTGTGACACGCTGCGGACGAGCCGATTTCCCTGGAAGCGATCCGGAGGCCATGTACCGCAGTTTGTTGCGTTTGGCCGCCTACCCTCCTGAAACGAAGGTTTTTCCCGGGCATGACTACGGGCCAAAGCCGCAATCGACGATTGGCTTTGAGCGCGAGCACAACGAGTATATGAAATGCCCGGACCTGGAGAGTTTTATTAAACTCAGGATGGGCTGA
- a CDS encoding tautomerase, with amino-acid sequence MPHLQFELNFTPEREEKASFADAVRDHFASIMSTGTDHIGITFRCYAPDDLVFGRAGDEGQIAFLNADIRMGRTADQKRRLALAIMDEIGVRWGVPKEHIYIVYTEHDGPDFQLSDRVLPSWQTGEDPLND; translated from the coding sequence ATGCCGCATTTACAATTTGAACTCAACTTTACCCCTGAGAGAGAAGAAAAAGCCTCTTTCGCCGATGCCGTACGCGATCATTTTGCCTCGATCATGAGTACCGGTACCGATCATATTGGTATCACCTTTCGCTGTTATGCACCTGATGATCTGGTCTTCGGACGTGCCGGTGATGAGGGTCAGATCGCTTTTCTCAATGCGGATATACGCATGGGCCGGACGGCCGACCAGAAGCGTCGCCTGGCCCTGGCAATTATGGATGAAATAGGCGTGCGCTGGGGGGTGCCGAAAGAGCATATCTATATTGTTTATACCGAACATGATGGGCCTGATTTTCAGCTGAGTGATCGAGTGTTGCCTTCGTGGCAGACGGGGGAGGATCCGCTGAATGATTAG
- the dapF gene encoding diaminopimelate epimerase has protein sequence MKFVKMHGAGNDYVYVDCFRQTIEDPENLAREISDRNFGVGGDGLILIEPSKKADVKMRMFNADGSEAEMCGNGIRCVAKYAFDHGLVDRTEIKVETGAGVLPLTMYPNKHEHIDKVRVNMGPPRLTRADLPMVGVANEQVINMELEILDRTFEITCVSMGNPHCVIYVDDVENFPVKRYGYAIENHELFPQRINVEFVEVISPKEVRQRTWERGAGETLACGTGSSAVTVAGVLTGRTKGKLLNHLTGGDLEMEWDGKNEVFMTGPAVEVFSGEYIPR, from the coding sequence ATGAAATTCGTCAAAATGCACGGTGCCGGCAACGACTACGTCTACGTTGACTGCTTCAGGCAAACCATCGAAGACCCCGAAAACCTGGCGCGCGAAATCAGCGATCGAAATTTCGGCGTGGGCGGCGATGGTCTGATTCTGATTGAGCCCTCGAAAAAAGCCGACGTAAAAATGCGCATGTTCAATGCCGATGGCAGCGAAGCAGAAATGTGCGGCAATGGCATCCGTTGCGTCGCAAAGTACGCCTTTGACCACGGCCTGGTAGATCGTACCGAGATCAAGGTGGAAACCGGTGCCGGCGTCCTGCCGCTGACCATGTATCCGAATAAACACGAACACATCGACAAAGTCCGGGTCAACATGGGCCCACCACGCCTGACACGCGCTGATCTGCCGATGGTTGGAGTGGCTAACGAACAGGTCATCAACATGGAACTGGAAATCCTTGATCGCACGTTCGAAATCACCTGTGTCTCCATGGGCAATCCGCACTGCGTCATCTATGTCGATGATGTCGAGAACTTTCCCGTTAAACGTTACGGCTACGCGATTGAAAACCACGAACTCTTCCCTCAACGTATCAATGTCGAATTTGTCGAAGTCATCTCACCAAAAGAAGTTCGCCAACGCACATGGGAACGCGGCGCCGGTGAAACCCTGGCCTGCGGCACCGGCTCTTCAGCCGTCACAGTGGCCGGCGTTCTAACCGGCCGCACCAAGGGTAAGCTTCTCAATCACTTGACCGGCGGTGATCTGGAAATGGAATGGGACGGCAAAAACGAGGTCTTTATGACCGGACCTGCCGTAGAAGTTTTTAGCGGAGAATATATCCCCAGATAA
- a CDS encoding pyrimidine 5'-nucleotidase: protein MDILIFDLDNTLYPAEKQLFNLIDVRINRYMTEIVGIPAPEVDALRREYWRLYGVTLQGLIRHHAVDPEDYLHYVHDIDVTSRLSPDLVLRDVLENLPQRKAVFTNGSICHADRVLSALGIEDMFEKVYDIRVAAYQPKPFPEPYHAVLAELGTTPQDCIMIEDSRDNLQTAKRIGMGTILVGEGETPDFVDVHLDNACQIRTGLNFWGTTS from the coding sequence ATGGATATTCTGATATTCGATCTCGACAACACCCTCTACCCTGCCGAGAAACAACTGTTTAATCTCATCGACGTGCGCATTAACCGCTACATGACAGAGATCGTCGGCATTCCTGCGCCGGAGGTCGACGCCCTGCGTCGCGAATACTGGCGACTCTACGGCGTAACCTTGCAGGGCTTGATCCGCCACCATGCGGTTGACCCCGAGGACTACCTGCATTACGTCCACGACATCGACGTCACCTCCCGGCTCTCGCCCGACCTGGTTCTTCGAGACGTTTTGGAAAACCTGCCGCAACGCAAAGCGGTGTTCACCAACGGCTCAATCTGCCACGCCGATCGCGTGCTTTCGGCGCTGGGTATTGAAGATATGTTCGAAAAGGTCTATGACATCCGCGTTGCTGCCTACCAGCCAAAACCATTTCCTGAGCCCTACCACGCAGTCCTCGCCGAACTGGGAACAACCCCGCAGGATTGCATCATGATCGAAGACTCGCGCGACAACCTGCAAACCGCGAAAAGGATTGGTATGGGAACGATTCTGGTTGGCGAAGGAGAAACACCTGATTTCGTCGACGTTCATCTTGACAATGCCTGTCAGATTCGTACCGGCCTGAACTTCTGGGGAACAACATCATGA
- a CDS encoding deoxyribonuclease IV encodes MTRLLGAHVSVAGGLDNAFARGLESHCTALQIFTKNANRWQGKPISNDDAIAFQQAWQKSGIGPVIAHDAYLINLASPKQDVWEKSKSALRDELLRCAQLGITGLVMHPGAHLGTGVETGVERIREAFREILPETPPDVRLLLENTAGQGTYLGGDFAHLAALLEGFDEDRFGVCFDTCHAHTAGYDLSTSESYTEVMAEFDRLVGLEQIKAFHLNDCLKPCGSKVDRHTHIGQGTIGRTGFACLMQDQRLAAIPMLLETPKGDDGEMDRVNLALLRELAGESL; translated from the coding sequence ATGACACGCTTGCTCGGCGCACATGTTTCCGTTGCCGGGGGCCTCGACAATGCTTTTGCACGCGGCCTGGAGAGTCACTGCACGGCCTTACAGATCTTCACCAAGAACGCCAACCGCTGGCAGGGCAAGCCGATCTCCAACGACGACGCGATCGCCTTTCAACAGGCCTGGCAGAAAAGTGGTATCGGCCCGGTCATCGCCCACGATGCGTACCTGATCAACCTGGCCTCGCCCAAACAAGATGTCTGGGAAAAATCAAAGTCGGCATTACGCGACGAACTCTTGCGGTGCGCGCAGCTTGGCATCACAGGGCTGGTCATGCATCCCGGCGCCCACCTGGGGACAGGTGTGGAAACCGGGGTGGAGAGGATTCGTGAGGCCTTTCGTGAAATCCTGCCGGAGACGCCGCCAGACGTGCGGCTGCTGTTGGAGAACACCGCCGGGCAAGGCACTTACCTCGGCGGCGACTTCGCCCACCTGGCTGCTCTGCTGGAGGGTTTTGACGAGGATCGTTTTGGCGTCTGCTTCGACACCTGCCACGCCCACACCGCCGGCTACGACCTTTCCACCAGCGAAAGCTACACCGAGGTTATGGCCGAGTTTGACCGGCTGGTTGGCCTCGAGCAGATCAAGGCTTTTCATCTGAACGACTGCCTGAAACCCTGTGGCAGTAAGGTTGACCGTCATACTCACATCGGCCAGGGCACTATCGGCCGAACAGGCTTTGCCTGCTTGATGCAGGACCAGCGCCTCGCTGCAATTCCCATGTTGCTGGAAACCCCGAAAGGTGATGACGGTGAAATGGATCGTGTTAATCTGGCACTGCTGCGAGAGCTGGCGGGAGAAAGCCTGTGA
- the dtd gene encoding D-aminoacyl-tRNA deacylase yields MRVVIQRVSEASVTVDQKTVGAIGQGLMVLLGVAQGDTSKEAKSLADKTAGLRIFEDDAGKMNRSVEEIGGSLLVVSQFTLLGDCRKGRRPGFTDAAPPELADQLYEEYVAALRSRGVNVATGVFRADMQVALVNDGPVTMLLDSRKQF; encoded by the coding sequence GTGAGAGTCGTCATTCAAAGGGTCAGCGAAGCATCGGTCACCGTCGACCAGAAAACGGTTGGCGCCATCGGTCAGGGGCTGATGGTGCTACTCGGTGTGGCGCAGGGAGATACGTCGAAGGAGGCCAAATCCCTCGCCGATAAAACGGCAGGACTGCGCATTTTCGAAGATGACGCCGGCAAGATGAATCGCTCCGTCGAAGAAATAGGCGGAAGCCTCCTGGTGGTCTCTCAATTCACTCTGCTCGGTGACTGCCGCAAGGGTCGTCGACCCGGCTTTACCGACGCCGCACCGCCAGAACTCGCAGACCAGCTTTACGAAGAATATGTTGCCGCCCTGCGCAGTCGGGGTGTAAATGTTGCCACTGGAGTTTTCAGGGCCGATATGCAGGTGGCTCTGGTCAATGATGGCCCAGTTACCATGCTGCTCGACAGCCGAAAGCAATTCTGA
- the yjgA gene encoding ribosome biogenesis factor YjgA produces MHRYEEEEVRSLGRGRSAKKREAKAIEELAQRLTEITASELGKLPKSPELSTEIELARSTKGNSSRKRQIKHLAGMLRDHEEQRLAIEAALDGQSVSQRQETLAFHHLEELRDRICATETCEAALTEVRTTYPHLDAGKLARLARSVHEHSDKKAAREIFRRLRKAEESNEV; encoded by the coding sequence ATGCATAGATATGAAGAAGAGGAAGTCCGCTCCCTGGGCCGTGGCCGTAGCGCGAAAAAACGTGAGGCCAAGGCGATTGAGGAGCTCGCCCAGCGCCTGACAGAGATTACCGCCTCGGAGCTCGGCAAGCTGCCGAAGAGCCCGGAGCTGAGCACAGAGATCGAACTGGCTCGAAGCACCAAGGGGAACAGCTCTCGCAAGCGCCAGATCAAGCACCTGGCAGGGATGTTGCGCGACCACGAAGAACAACGCCTGGCGATCGAAGCCGCTCTCGATGGCCAGTCTGTCAGTCAACGTCAAGAGACTCTCGCCTTCCATCACCTGGAAGAGCTTCGAGATCGAATCTGCGCCACAGAAACTTGCGAAGCGGCTCTGACGGAAGTGCGCACCACTTACCCTCACCTTGACGCTGGCAAGTTGGCCAGGTTGGCCCGTTCGGTTCACGAGCACAGTGACAAAAAAGCAGCCCGAGAGATTTTTCGGCGGTTGCGGAAAGCGGAAGAGAGCAATGAGGTGTAA
- the fsa gene encoding fructose-6-phosphate aldolase, whose amino-acid sequence MKFFIDTADVKEIATANELGLVDGVTTNPSLIAKSGRDFHEVLKEIIALVDGPISAEVVATDAAGMISEAEELAKLDKDKIVIKLPITEEGLKATKALSKKGYKTNLTLIFSPLQALLAAKAGATYVSPFVGRLDDIGHVGMESVDQIRTIFDNYGYSTEIIVASIRSPQHVLDAGLMGADICTIPFSVMQQLAKHPLTDIGLDKFLDDWKKHVEG is encoded by the coding sequence ATGAAATTTTTTATCGATACAGCGGATGTTAAAGAAATCGCCACCGCCAATGAGCTGGGACTGGTCGACGGAGTCACCACCAATCCATCCCTGATCGCCAAAAGTGGTCGCGACTTTCACGAAGTACTCAAAGAGATAATCGCCCTGGTCGATGGACCGATTTCTGCTGAAGTTGTTGCCACTGACGCCGCCGGCATGATCAGCGAAGCAGAGGAACTGGCCAAGCTCGACAAGGACAAGATCGTCATCAAGCTGCCGATCACCGAGGAAGGTCTCAAAGCGACCAAGGCCTTGAGTAAAAAGGGCTACAAAACCAACCTGACCCTGATCTTCTCGCCGTTGCAGGCCTTGCTCGCGGCCAAAGCCGGAGCCACCTACGTTTCTCCTTTCGTCGGCCGCCTGGACGATATCGGCCACGTAGGCATGGAAAGTGTCGATCAAATCCGTACTATTTTTGACAACTACGGCTACAGCACCGAGATCATCGTTGCTTCGATTCGCAGCCCGCAGCACGTCCTGGATGCCGGTCTGATGGGTGCCGACATTTGCACCATTCCTTTCAGTGTCATGCAACAGCTGGCTAAACATCCCCTGACGGATATCGGCCTGGATAAATTTCTGGATGACTGGAAAAAGCATGTGGAAGGCTAG
- the folK gene encoding 2-amino-4-hydroxy-6-hydroxymethyldihydropteridine diphosphokinase, with the protein MNTAYLGLGSNLGNRLAFLRGGRDILADSPAIELVQASGVYETEAVGGPPDNPFFLNAVLEILTSLEPRQLLEVCLAAENEFGRSRPVRWAPRTLDVDILFYADQVLAEDDLIIPHPRLQERAFVLVPLKEIAPDLRHPLLDQTITDLAAVSPGAAELVPLRTSW; encoded by the coding sequence ATGAACACAGCCTACCTTGGCCTTGGCAGTAATCTCGGCAACCGTCTGGCCTTCTTGCGCGGAGGACGCGATATCCTCGCCGACTCTCCTGCCATTGAGCTGGTGCAGGCCTCCGGGGTCTATGAAACCGAGGCTGTTGGAGGTCCTCCGGATAATCCGTTTTTTTTGAACGCGGTCCTGGAGATCCTGACTTCGCTTGAACCCAGACAGTTACTTGAGGTCTGTCTGGCTGCGGAAAATGAATTCGGCCGCTCGCGACCGGTCCGGTGGGCACCACGCACCCTCGATGTCGATATCCTTTTTTACGCAGACCAGGTCCTTGCTGAAGATGACTTGATCATTCCACACCCAAGGCTCCAGGAGCGTGCTTTCGTGCTTGTTCCCCTGAAGGAGATCGCCCCGGACCTCAGGCACCCGTTGCTTGACCAAACCATCACCGATCTGGCGGCAGTCAGCCCCGGTGCTGCAGAACTGGTGCCCTTGCGCACAAGCTGGTAA
- a CDS encoding HAD-IC family P-type ATPase, which translates to MSRAEAKVDVTKVLWHALDDSTVLARTNSGLHGLTALEAEERLHQYGPNCLPSNPPPGLGLIFLHQFLSPLIYILIAAGLVSMAIGEWTDAGFIFAVILLNAVLGTFQEWKAERSAASLQQLLKTSCRVRRDNHLFDLLAEELVPGDLVLLESGSRVPADLRLLEVRNLSIDESLLTGESQAVDKQLGKCAETTPLSERLNMAFAGTTVTSGRSLGVVVATAQLTEVGSIAVAVATTTLVKPPLVLRMEQFARQVSYLVVGFVVLLAIVAAAQGTPFNEVFLLAVALAVSAIPEGLPVAMTVALSIATTRMARRNVIVRKLTAVEGLGSCTCIASDKTGTLTVNRQTVRTLWLPDGANYLVSGEGYAGTGEVLRSDGRPALGKEHDRLCELALAGVLCNEASLRLVLGEWLHQGDAMDVALLALAHKLGLDPEVEAAQHAVLGEIPFESEQRYAARFVHREHSQCIIKGGVEQVLDFCTTMSGQNGPVPLDILEVEGEALRLGREGYRVLAVASGPLPEQGKASLSCSDDVPELMLLGLIGFIDPLRPEVKDALGICRRAGVRVVMVTGDHPATALGIARELGLAKDETDLVTGQELTKITAGGADWHERLGRTAVFARVTPLQKLVIVDALNQQGHFTAVTGDGVNDAPALRKAHIGVAMGTGTDVAKETASIIVADDNFASLVAGIEEGRFAYDNIRKVVYLLISTGGAEIVLFSLALCSGLPIPLGAVQLLWLNLVTNGIQDVALAFEGGEPGAMSHPPRPPREGLFNRLMVSQTLLSGVTMGLLAFSTWAWLLAQGVGVPDARNFVLLLMVLLENVQVFNCRSERVSAFRMPLKRNPLLIGGVFFAQGIHILVMQWPFMQRVLGVAPVTLGVWLSLFSLAGLLLVVMEVFKAVQNRLK; encoded by the coding sequence ATGAGCAGAGCCGAGGCGAAAGTTGATGTCACAAAGGTTCTCTGGCACGCTCTTGATGACTCCACTGTTCTCGCCAGAACCAACAGCGGTCTGCATGGGCTGACAGCCCTGGAGGCAGAGGAGAGGCTGCATCAATACGGCCCGAACTGTCTGCCATCCAACCCTCCCCCCGGCCTTGGCCTTATCTTCCTGCATCAATTCCTTAGCCCCCTGATCTATATTCTGATCGCAGCAGGCCTGGTCTCCATGGCAATCGGTGAATGGACCGATGCCGGCTTCATCTTTGCGGTTATTTTACTTAACGCCGTGCTCGGTACTTTTCAGGAGTGGAAGGCGGAACGCAGCGCAGCATCGTTACAACAACTGCTGAAAACCTCCTGTCGCGTCAGACGCGACAACCACCTGTTCGACCTGCTCGCTGAAGAACTGGTCCCCGGCGACTTGGTCCTCCTCGAATCAGGCAGCCGGGTTCCGGCCGATCTGCGTCTTCTCGAAGTCCGCAACCTATCGATCGACGAGTCGCTGCTGACAGGCGAATCCCAGGCCGTTGACAAACAGCTGGGCAAGTGCGCAGAGACAACGCCGCTGAGTGAGCGACTGAACATGGCCTTTGCCGGCACAACGGTCACCAGCGGCCGCAGCCTCGGTGTGGTAGTGGCCACGGCACAGCTGACCGAGGTCGGTTCGATCGCGGTGGCGGTGGCAACAACAACTCTGGTCAAGCCGCCGTTGGTCCTGCGCATGGAGCAGTTTGCCCGTCAGGTCAGCTACCTGGTGGTCGGTTTTGTTGTGCTACTGGCGATCGTCGCTGCCGCACAGGGGACTCCTTTCAACGAAGTCTTCCTGCTGGCAGTCGCCCTGGCGGTTTCCGCTATTCCGGAAGGCCTGCCGGTGGCCATGACTGTCGCCTTGTCGATCGCCACGACGAGGATGGCAAGGCGTAATGTCATTGTCCGCAAGCTGACTGCTGTTGAAGGACTGGGCAGTTGCACCTGCATCGCCAGCGACAAGACCGGCACTTTGACCGTCAATCGCCAGACGGTTCGCACCCTCTGGCTGCCTGATGGGGCCAACTACCTGGTGAGCGGTGAAGGCTATGCCGGAACGGGTGAAGTGCTCCGCAGTGACGGCAGGCCAGCGCTGGGCAAGGAACATGACCGTCTATGCGAACTGGCTCTGGCCGGTGTGCTCTGCAACGAAGCCTCGTTACGCCTCGTGCTTGGCGAGTGGCTGCACCAGGGTGATGCCATGGACGTGGCGTTGCTGGCCCTGGCCCATAAACTCGGCCTTGACCCGGAAGTGGAAGCCGCTCAACACGCCGTACTCGGCGAAATCCCCTTTGAATCTGAACAGCGCTATGCCGCCCGTTTCGTGCATCGTGAGCACTCCCAGTGCATCATCAAGGGTGGTGTTGAGCAGGTTCTGGATTTCTGTACGACGATGAGCGGGCAGAATGGTCCAGTGCCCCTCGACATACTGGAGGTCGAAGGCGAAGCGTTAAGATTGGGCCGAGAAGGCTACCGGGTCCTGGCCGTGGCATCAGGACCGCTTCCTGAACAGGGCAAAGCATCCCTGTCATGTTCAGACGATGTACCGGAGCTGATGTTGCTCGGCCTGATCGGTTTTATCGACCCTCTGCGACCGGAAGTGAAGGATGCCCTTGGCATCTGTCGTCGCGCCGGCGTGCGGGTGGTTATGGTCACCGGAGACCATCCGGCAACGGCTCTCGGCATTGCCCGGGAGCTGGGGCTTGCCAAAGACGAGACAGACCTGGTCACCGGCCAGGAACTGACGAAAATCACCGCCGGCGGAGCGGACTGGCACGAAAGACTCGGTCGCACAGCTGTTTTTGCCCGGGTGACGCCACTGCAGAAGCTGGTGATTGTCGATGCCTTGAATCAGCAGGGGCACTTTACCGCTGTTACCGGCGATGGCGTCAACGATGCGCCGGCCTTGCGCAAAGCCCATATCGGTGTTGCCATGGGCACCGGTACCGATGTCGCCAAGGAGACCGCTTCAATCATCGTCGCCGACGACAACTTTGCTTCACTGGTGGCCGGAATCGAGGAAGGCCGCTTTGCCTACGATAACATCCGCAAAGTTGTCTATTTGCTGATCTCCACCGGCGGGGCGGAGATTGTGCTTTTCAGCCTGGCCCTCTGCTCTGGCCTGCCGATCCCCTTAGGGGCGGTACAACTTCTATGGCTGAACCTGGTGACCAACGGCATTCAGGATGTTGCACTCGCCTTTGAGGGCGGCGAACCTGGCGCTATGTCTCACCCTCCGAGGCCTCCCAGGGAAGGCTTGTTCAACCGGCTGATGGTGTCGCAGACGCTGCTCTCGGGGGTCACAATGGGATTGTTGGCCTTCTCGACCTGGGCCTGGCTGCTCGCCCAGGGGGTGGGGGTGCCTGATGCGCGCAACTTTGTGCTATTATTGATGGTATTGTTGGAGAATGTTCAGGTGTTCAACTGTCGATCGGAGCGGGTTTCGGCCTTCAGGATGCCGCTAAAACGCAACCCACTGTTGATCGGCGGGGTGTTCTTTGCCCAGGGGATTCATATCCTGGTCATGCAGTGGCCTTTCATGCAGCGGGTCCTCGGTGTTGCGCCGGTCACCCTGGGCGTATGGTTGAGCCTCTTCAGCCTGGCCGGGCTGCTACTGGTGGTCATGGAAGTCTTCAAAGCAGTTCAAAATCGACTGAAGTAA
- a CDS encoding AAA family ATPase — protein MSNDPRLPVLNVIDTLADHYLKGKVQAIKLAMMSLLSGGHLLLEDIPGLGKTTLALALAHALGLSFGRIQCTSDLLPSDITGLSIYDRNENQFKFIEGPVFNNLLLADEINRAMPKTQSALLEAMEEHRVTIEGKTYRLPDPFIVIATQNPVEQVGTYPLPESQLDRFLITTGIGYPPESMEKTIIQTGSIREGIREIKPLITREELLRARQAIRDEVQLSDKITEYIYRLVVATREHPMLMAGISTRGAISLADTARSHAFLAGRDHVIPEDVKALYLPVCAHRLILRPENETLDRKEILLSLLDENPVPLV, from the coding sequence ATGTCAAATGATCCGCGTCTTCCGGTCCTGAATGTCATCGACACTCTCGCCGACCACTATCTCAAAGGCAAGGTCCAGGCCATCAAACTGGCCATGATGTCACTCCTTTCCGGCGGCCATCTGCTGCTCGAGGATATCCCCGGCCTCGGTAAAACCACCCTGGCCCTGGCTCTTGCTCACGCCCTGGGGCTCTCTTTCGGTCGCATCCAGTGCACCAGCGACCTGTTGCCTTCCGATATCACCGGCCTGTCGATTTACGATCGTAACGAAAACCAGTTCAAATTTATTGAGGGACCGGTCTTCAACAACCTGCTTCTGGCCGATGAAATCAACCGGGCCATGCCGAAGACCCAGAGCGCGCTGCTCGAGGCGATGGAGGAGCACCGTGTCACCATCGAGGGGAAAACCTATCGTCTGCCGGACCCCTTTATCGTCATTGCCACACAGAACCCGGTTGAGCAGGTTGGCACCTACCCGCTACCAGAGTCGCAGCTTGATCGCTTTCTGATTACCACGGGCATTGGTTACCCACCGGAGTCGATGGAAAAAACCATTATCCAGACCGGCAGCATCCGCGAAGGCATTCGCGAGATTAAACCTTTGATCACCCGCGAAGAGCTTCTGCGCGCCCGTCAGGCGATCCGCGACGAGGTCCAGCTTTCAGACAAAATTACAGAGTACATCTATCGCCTGGTGGTGGCAACTCGCGAACATCCGATGTTGATGGCGGGGATTTCAACCCGTGGCGCCATCAGCCTGGCTGATACCGCACGCAGCCATGCCTTCCTGGCTGGTCGCGATCATGTCATCCCGGAAGATGTCAAAGCCCTCTACCTGCCGGTTTGCGCACATCGCCTGATTTTGCGTCCGGAGAATGAAACCCTCGATCGCAAGGAGATCCTGCTGTCGCTGCTCGACGAAAATCCGGTTCCTTTGGTCTGA
- a CDS encoding DUF58 domain-containing protein — protein MITLLLGFAAVNTGNNLLYLLVSALLGFMSVSGVLGKWNLAKVDFRFLLPEEIYDGVPTLLGIELVNRRRWLPIFLMEISVAERTVFFPLVDPLQGRQKSLEITLSGRGRQQLPEASVRSRFPVNFFIRSQGLLIEQEATVFPAPLPCSDLRQVDPGGGSGSQQNWQRGYEGDINRIADYQGGEPLKSIHWKLSARHDRLKVKELSAATRKPVVLDLMTLPGSSLEQRLRQATYLITRWLRDGWPVGLKAGKLELPPAVGRQQKLLLLQALAHYGQDQKTP, from the coding sequence GTGATTACCCTGTTGCTCGGCTTTGCCGCCGTCAACACCGGTAACAACCTGCTCTACCTGCTGGTTTCCGCCCTGCTCGGGTTCATGTCTGTCTCCGGCGTGCTGGGTAAATGGAACCTGGCCAAGGTCGACTTCCGCTTTCTCTTGCCCGAGGAGATCTATGACGGAGTACCGACCTTGCTCGGCATCGAGCTGGTCAACAGACGTCGCTGGCTGCCGATCTTTCTGATGGAGATCAGCGTCGCCGAACGCACTGTTTTTTTTCCCCTGGTTGACCCCCTGCAGGGGCGGCAGAAAAGTCTTGAGATTACCCTCTCCGGGCGCGGTCGTCAGCAGCTGCCTGAAGCCTCCGTTCGGTCACGCTTTCCGGTTAACTTCTTTATTCGTTCACAAGGCTTGCTCATCGAGCAGGAGGCAACGGTTTTTCCGGCGCCACTGCCCTGTTCCGATCTACGCCAGGTTGATCCCGGCGGCGGGTCGGGCTCGCAGCAGAACTGGCAGAGGGGCTACGAAGGAGACATCAACCGCATCGCCGATTACCAGGGCGGTGAGCCTCTCAAGTCGATACACTGGAAGCTCAGCGCCCGCCATGATCGTCTCAAGGTCAAAGAACTCTCGGCTGCAACCCGTAAGCCCGTCGTGCTTGACCTGATGACTTTGCCCGGCTCAAGCCTCGAGCAGCGCCTGCGCCAGGCAACTTACCTGATTACGCGCTGGCTGCGCGACGGTTGGCCGGTTGGGCTGAAGGCCGGCAAACTGGAGCTTCCACCCGCTGTCGGCAGGCAGCAAAAACTTCTTTTACTGCAGGCATTGGCTCATTATGGTCAGGATCAAAAGACTCCTTGA